Proteins from one Coleofasciculus sp. FACHB-T130 genomic window:
- a CDS encoding class I SAM-dependent methyltransferase gives MELQMQSCPCCWNKRLFAWLLSKGNAGYEKLVSDRKRDLFSDLHGDVLEIGPGTGANFPYYPKDIRWIGIEPNPYMHPYLRKEAERNGLNNPDIRSISAQRLEAEDNSIDAVVSTLVLCSVPDLTATFHEILRVLKPGGRFLFIEHVAAPQGTFLRRLQEGVRPVWKFLADGCNPDRETWVALENAGFDRLNYEKFEIDFPIVSPQIAGVATK, from the coding sequence ATGGAGTTACAAATGCAAAGCTGTCCCTGTTGCTGGAATAAGCGCTTATTTGCGTGGTTGCTATCCAAAGGCAACGCTGGATATGAAAAACTGGTAAGCGATCGCAAGCGCGATCTATTTTCTGACTTGCACGGCGACGTGTTGGAAATTGGCCCCGGAACGGGTGCTAACTTCCCTTATTATCCCAAAGACATTCGCTGGATTGGCATCGAGCCGAACCCGTATATGCATCCTTATCTGCGAAAAGAAGCCGAACGAAATGGCTTAAACAATCCCGATATCCGCAGTATTAGCGCCCAACGACTGGAAGCTGAAGATAACAGTATCGATGCGGTTGTTAGTACCCTTGTCTTGTGTTCGGTGCCGGATTTAACGGCAACTTTCCATGAAATCTTGCGAGTTCTCAAACCCGGCGGACGCTTCTTGTTTATCGAACACGTCGCCGCACCCCAAGGTACTTTCTTGCGACGGTTACAGGAGGGAGTGCGTCCAGTGTGGAAATTTCTTGCCGATGGTTGCAACCCAGATCGAGAAACTTGGGTAGCATTGGAAAACGCTGGTTTTGACCGCCTCAATTACGAAAAGTTTGAGATCGATTTCCCCATTGTTAGCCCTCAAATCGCCGGTGTCGCGACCAAGTAG